A portion of the Ferrimonas lipolytica genome contains these proteins:
- a CDS encoding MFS transporter — translation MSIFRFPVLVWLGIATLIFSLGIRQSFGLFMTPIVDTFGTGREFFSLAIAVQNLLFGVFQPFVGMAADRFGAKRIIGLGAIAYGAGLYLTSITQEPNMLFISLGVLVGLGLSATSYVIVLGAIARVVPAEHTAKAFGLTTAAGSFGMFAVIPGAQSLLADYDWQTAMQFFALCCCAMVAFASFMKTNNQANPAAVAIAEDKQSLREALQEAFNHKGYWLIHMGFFVCGFHVMFIATHLPSYLADKGLPADTAALALAYVGIFNIFGSYFWGLMGDSYDKRYVMTSLYLLRTAVIAAFVTLPVTVNTATIFGAAIGFCWLGTVPLTSGLVRQIFGAKYMSTLYGLVFFTHQVGSFLGAWVGGRIYDYYGSYEPIWWSTVVLAFVAAILHLPINAKPLVRPSAPMVTA, via the coding sequence ATGAGTATCTTCCGCTTTCCAGTGTTAGTTTGGTTGGGAATTGCCACCCTGATCTTCAGTTTAGGGATCCGCCAATCATTTGGTCTATTTATGACTCCGATTGTCGATACCTTCGGTACCGGCCGCGAGTTTTTCAGCCTCGCTATTGCGGTTCAAAATTTGCTGTTTGGCGTTTTCCAACCATTCGTTGGCATGGCTGCTGACCGCTTTGGTGCCAAACGAATTATTGGCCTCGGTGCCATCGCCTATGGCGCCGGCTTATACCTGACCTCCATTACCCAAGAACCGAACATGTTGTTTATCAGTCTTGGGGTCTTAGTCGGGCTCGGCCTCAGTGCCACCAGCTACGTCATCGTATTGGGTGCCATCGCCCGAGTGGTGCCCGCTGAGCATACAGCTAAGGCCTTTGGCTTAACCACTGCTGCCGGCTCCTTTGGTATGTTTGCGGTGATCCCAGGTGCACAGTCGCTATTAGCCGACTACGACTGGCAAACCGCAATGCAGTTTTTTGCCCTGTGTTGCTGTGCAATGGTGGCGTTTGCTTCATTTATGAAGACCAACAACCAAGCTAACCCAGCCGCCGTAGCGATCGCAGAAGATAAACAAAGTCTACGCGAAGCACTGCAAGAAGCCTTTAACCACAAGGGTTACTGGCTTATCCATATGGGCTTTTTTGTCTGCGGCTTCCACGTCATGTTTATCGCTACCCACCTGCCAAGCTATTTGGCGGATAAGGGATTACCGGCCGATACCGCGGCACTGGCATTAGCCTACGTTGGCATTTTCAATATTTTCGGCTCTTACTTCTGGGGTTTGATGGGCGACAGCTACGACAAGCGTTACGTCATGACCTCACTGTACCTGTTGCGTACCGCAGTCATCGCTGCTTTCGTCACCTTGCCTGTCACCGTTAATACCGCCACAATTTTCGGTGCTGCCATCGGCTTCTGTTGGCTCGGAACCGTGCCACTGACCTCCGGTTTAGTGCGGCAGATCTTCGGTGCCAAGTACATGTCGACCCTGTACGGTTTGGTGTTCTTTACCCATCAAGTCGGCAGCTTCTTAGGGGCTTGGGTCGGTGGCCGCATCTACGATTACTACGGCAGCTACGAGCCAATCTGGTGGAGCACAGTGGTATTAGCCTTTGTCGCGGCAATACTGCACCTGCCGATCAACGCTAAGCCATTAGTGCGGCCGTCTGCGCCCATGGTCACTGCGTAA
- a CDS encoding permease, which yields MLAWFTVLADWLAYDILGLSPETQLGHAVHFFIEDTTKIFALLVVMIYAIGWLRASLNVERVRGYLAGKPKVIGYGLGAGFGAITPFCSCSSIPVFLGFTSAGIPVGITMAFLLTSPLINEVAILLLFSLLGLKLTLLYAVTGIAIGMFGGALLDALRAERWLQPLAAKAYEVGQQSAAAQQQEQPQGAVTWAERHEFAKHETGEIFGRVWKWVVIGVSLGAALHGFVPAGWLEANLGDGQWWSVPLAVLMGIPLYANATGVIPVLESLLMQGVPLGTTLAFCMSTVAASFPEFVMLKQVMQWRLLALLFTLLLVSFTVMGWVLNLSA from the coding sequence ATGTTAGCGTGGTTTACGGTTTTAGCTGATTGGTTAGCCTACGACATACTTGGGTTATCGCCAGAGACCCAGCTTGGGCATGCGGTGCACTTCTTTATTGAAGACACCACCAAGATTTTTGCCCTGTTGGTGGTGATGATATACGCCATCGGTTGGTTACGAGCATCGCTCAATGTGGAGCGAGTACGCGGTTACCTTGCCGGTAAGCCTAAGGTTATTGGTTACGGCTTAGGGGCGGGGTTTGGTGCAATTACGCCGTTTTGCTCTTGCTCCAGTATTCCGGTGTTTCTTGGCTTTACCTCTGCGGGTATTCCGGTGGGGATCACCATGGCGTTCTTGCTGACGTCCCCCCTTATCAATGAAGTGGCTATCTTGCTGTTGTTTAGCCTGTTAGGTCTGAAACTAACGCTGTTGTATGCGGTTACCGGTATTGCCATTGGTATGTTTGGCGGTGCCTTGCTTGACGCCCTTCGAGCTGAGCGCTGGTTGCAGCCATTAGCGGCCAAAGCTTACGAGGTGGGGCAGCAATCAGCAGCGGCGCAGCAGCAAGAGCAACCACAGGGCGCGGTAACTTGGGCTGAACGGCATGAGTTTGCGAAGCACGAAACTGGCGAGATCTTTGGCCGGGTATGGAAGTGGGTTGTTATTGGGGTGAGCTTAGGCGCGGCGCTGCATGGTTTTGTGCCTGCTGGCTGGCTCGAAGCTAATCTTGGAGATGGTCAGTGGTGGTCGGTACCGTTGGCAGTGTTAATGGGCATTCCCCTATACGCCAACGCTACTGGGGTTATTCCAGTGCTGGAAAGCTTGCTGATGCAAGGGGTACCACTGGGAACCACGCTAGCATTTTGCATGAGTACCGTTGCGGCCAGTTTCCCTGAGTTCGTGATGTTGAAACAGGTTATGCAGTGGCGTCTACTGGCGCTGTTATTCACCCTATTATTGGTGTCGTTTACTGTGATGGGGTGGGTGCTGAACCTCTCCGCCTAA
- a CDS encoding aromatic aminobenezylarsenical efflux permease ArsG family transporter, translated as MVEWALILSSALWFGVLTSISPCPLATNVAAVSYLSKQVEQSSQSLWMGMAYSAGRMASYVLLATLLLHTALSAPHLSAFLQSQMNMVLGPVLLLVGACLLGWVSIPTPNWSISNAVQQRLAKKGQLGAFGLGGLFALSFCPTSAALFFASLLPLAVANDSALIVPAAYGIGTAAPVMVLALLLHFGTMQVGKMFQQLSVIEKIARTISGVIFIAAGGYYCWSYLVPLLR; from the coding sequence ATGGTTGAATGGGCGCTCATACTCAGCAGTGCCCTGTGGTTTGGGGTACTTACCTCGATCTCGCCGTGTCCACTGGCAACCAACGTAGCGGCGGTTTCATATCTGAGCAAACAGGTTGAACAGTCATCGCAGTCATTGTGGATGGGTATGGCATACAGCGCTGGGCGCATGGCCAGTTATGTATTGCTGGCTACCTTGCTGCTGCATACGGCTTTATCAGCACCGCACTTATCGGCTTTTTTGCAATCGCAGATGAACATGGTGTTGGGGCCGGTATTGTTGCTAGTTGGGGCTTGCTTATTAGGCTGGGTCAGTATTCCAACCCCCAATTGGTCGATCTCAAATGCAGTACAACAACGCTTGGCAAAGAAGGGCCAATTAGGAGCCTTCGGCTTAGGTGGTTTGTTTGCCTTATCGTTCTGTCCTACCTCGGCGGCGCTGTTTTTCGCTTCACTACTGCCGCTGGCGGTCGCGAATGACTCAGCGCTTATTGTTCCGGCAGCCTATGGCATCGGTACCGCGGCGCCGGTAATGGTGCTGGCGCTGTTACTGCACTTTGGCACTATGCAGGTGGGCAAGATGTTTCAGCAGCTAAGCGTGATTGAGAAGATAGCGCGAACCATCTCTGGGGTGATCTTTATTGCTGCCGGTGGATACTACTGCTGGTCTTACTTAGTCCCGCTGTTGAGATAG
- a CDS encoding nitrophenyl compound nitroreductase subunit ArsF family protein, protein MNLQSYLLKACAPLLIVFGLLSTPAQAGNDTNINYQPVPIELAANQQLNVYYFHGNARCTTCKKMERYTVNAMQQGYASQLEQGQVNVKITNLEQSQNYHYIQDFELITRAVVLEIEQDGKPIAWRRLDEVWNAVTSEQRFTDYIYAQIGIIMLGENHG, encoded by the coding sequence ATGAATCTACAATCCTACTTGTTGAAGGCATGTGCGCCGCTGCTAATAGTGTTTGGTTTGTTATCAACGCCAGCTCAGGCCGGTAATGACACCAACATTAACTATCAGCCGGTACCTATCGAACTGGCGGCTAACCAGCAGCTCAATGTGTATTACTTCCACGGCAATGCGCGTTGCACTACCTGTAAGAAGATGGAGCGCTATACCGTAAATGCGATGCAGCAGGGTTATGCAAGCCAGCTTGAGCAAGGCCAAGTTAATGTAAAGATCACTAACCTCGAGCAGTCTCAAAACTACCATTACATTCAAGATTTCGAGCTGATCACCCGTGCAGTGGTGTTAGAGATTGAACAGGATGGTAAGCCAATAGCTTGGCGTCGTCTGGATGAGGTGTGGAATGCGGTAACCAGTGAACAACGCTTCACCGATTACATCTACGCCCAAATCGGCATCATCATGCTGGGGGAAAACCATGGTTGA
- a CDS encoding thioredoxin family protein, translating to MKIEILGSGCKKCTNLAAEVERVATELAIPFELEKVTDMAQIMGYGVMSTPAIVLNGVVASAGSVPAANAIAELLNNANG from the coding sequence ATGAAAATTGAGATCCTTGGTTCTGGCTGTAAAAAATGCACTAATTTGGCTGCCGAAGTAGAGCGTGTTGCCACCGAGTTAGCGATTCCGTTTGAACTGGAAAAAGTAACTGATATGGCGCAAATCATGGGCTATGGCGTGATGTCGACTCCAGCGATTGTGCTCAATGGTGTAGTTGCCAGCGCCGGTTCGGTGCCTGCTGCAAATGCGATTGCCGAGCTACTTAACAACGCTAACGGCTAA
- a CDS encoding nitrophenyl compound nitroreductase subunit ArsF family protein produces the protein MSIKSTLLMIMTPLVLLVGLMSMGSNANPKNIDINYQPTPIELTNNQQLNVYYFHGNARCATCKRIEKYTVEALQQGYGVQVGKGAIELKIVNLEEAENEHFIDDFELVTRSVVLELELNGQPQQWRRLDRVWELVTAEQSFIDYIYAEMAVITANVANG, from the coding sequence ATGTCGATTAAAAGTACATTGTTAATGATAATGACACCGTTGGTATTGCTGGTTGGGTTGATGTCGATGGGCTCAAACGCCAATCCTAAAAATATCGATATTAACTATCAACCAACTCCAATAGAGCTGACTAATAATCAGCAGCTTAATGTCTATTACTTCCATGGTAACGCGCGCTGTGCAACCTGCAAACGTATTGAAAAGTACACCGTGGAAGCGTTGCAACAAGGCTATGGAGTACAGGTTGGTAAAGGTGCTATCGAGCTAAAAATCGTTAACCTTGAAGAGGCTGAGAACGAGCACTTTATTGACGACTTTGAGCTAGTCACTCGTTCAGTGGTGCTTGAGCTGGAACTAAATGGCCAGCCACAGCAGTGGCGTCGCCTTGACCGAGTGTGGGAGTTAGTGACCGCAGAGCAGTCCTTTATTGATTACATCTACGCTGAGATGGCCGTTATTACCGCCAACGTTGCGAACGGCTAG
- a CDS encoding ArsR/SmtB family transcription factor, translated as MTEQQQQQLNARAEVLKALAHPTRLWLVEQLQQQERCVCDLTDGVNADISTVSKHLSVLKNVGIVSKRRDGKQIFYRLETPCLNSLFGCIEKVISNNVQAQVAMMG; from the coding sequence ATGACAGAACAACAACAACAGCAATTAAACGCTCGAGCCGAGGTGCTTAAGGCGTTAGCACACCCAACCCGATTATGGTTGGTAGAGCAGTTGCAGCAGCAAGAGCGTTGTGTCTGTGATCTCACTGATGGCGTTAATGCCGATATTTCAACGGTGTCGAAGCATCTGTCGGTATTGAAGAATGTGGGCATCGTTAGTAAGCGCCGTGACGGCAAACAGATATTTTATCGGCTCGAAACCCCATGCCTGAACAGCTTGTTTGGGTGTATCGAGAAGGTAATCAGCAATAACGTACAAGCCCAAGTTGCCATGATGGGTTAG
- a CDS encoding ParA family protein, translating to MKRVVFNQKGGVGKSSISVNLAAISAAFGLKTLVIDLDSQANSSHYLGFDQTQPQRAAGISDFLKQTVGWFASPKEAIDFVQPTQFENLYLLAASPELADIERELESRYKIFKIRDALTELEQQFDRIYIDTPPNFNFYSKSALIGADSVLIPFDCDGFSAQAIDHLMANLLELKSDHNPGLTAEGIVVNQFNPQAKLPQQLVQQLIANQGIPVLDSKLSSSVKMRESHHAQTPLIYLAPKHKLTQQFVQLFALLEPEFIVADATEE from the coding sequence ATGAAAAGAGTGGTGTTCAATCAAAAAGGTGGCGTAGGTAAATCCAGCATTAGCGTCAATCTGGCCGCAATCAGCGCCGCGTTTGGGCTGAAGACGCTGGTTATTGATCTTGATAGCCAAGCTAACAGCAGCCATTACTTGGGGTTCGATCAAACTCAACCACAACGTGCTGCAGGTATCAGCGACTTCCTTAAACAAACCGTTGGCTGGTTTGCCTCGCCCAAAGAGGCTATCGACTTTGTCCAACCTACTCAGTTTGAAAACCTGTATCTATTGGCTGCAAGTCCAGAGCTTGCCGATATTGAACGGGAGCTGGAAAGTCGCTACAAAATATTTAAGATTCGAGATGCACTGACTGAACTAGAGCAGCAATTCGATCGGATCTACATCGACACCCCACCGAACTTTAATTTCTATTCTAAGTCTGCCCTCATTGGCGCCGACAGCGTATTAATCCCATTCGACTGTGACGGTTTTTCAGCTCAAGCCATCGATCACCTTATGGCCAACTTACTTGAGCTAAAGAGCGACCATAATCCCGGATTGACGGCGGAAGGCATCGTTGTTAACCAGTTCAACCCACAAGCTAAGTTACCGCAGCAATTGGTCCAGCAACTTATTGCGAATCAAGGGATCCCGGTTTTAGATAGCAAACTGTCTAGCTCGGTGAAGATGCGCGAGTCTCATCACGCCCAAACCCCATTGATCTACCTTGCCCCTAAACACAAACTAACTCAGCAATTTGTGCAACTATTTGCTCTGCTTGAGCCGGAGTTTATTGTTGCCGATGCCACCGAAGAGTGA
- a CDS encoding MmcQ/YjbR family DNA-binding protein — MTYDQFNQLCQSLPASSYVMQWNNAHVWKVGDKVFAIGGWSNDKSKPAFIFKASEHNYLFLSEQPGYRPAPYFATRGMKWIQHFDSSPSTDEELRYYLTESHRIVSLGLTKKKQRQLGLNQS, encoded by the coding sequence ATGACCTACGACCAATTCAATCAGTTATGTCAGTCACTGCCAGCCAGCTCCTACGTGATGCAATGGAATAACGCCCATGTATGGAAGGTCGGCGACAAGGTCTTTGCCATCGGCGGCTGGAGTAACGATAAGAGTAAGCCGGCGTTTATCTTTAAGGCGTCGGAGCACAACTATCTATTTCTCAGCGAGCAGCCGGGATACCGACCAGCGCCCTATTTTGCAACCAGAGGAATGAAGTGGATCCAGCACTTCGATAGCAGCCCAAGTACCGACGAGGAGCTACGCTATTACCTGACTGAGTCTCATCGGATCGTCTCGCTGGGGTTAACCAAAAAGAAACAGCGGCAGCTTGGCCTCAATCAAAGCTGA
- a CDS encoding phosphatidylglycerophosphatase A: MSRFAGISMANPIHLLAFGFGLGLAKKAPGTFGTLAAFPFFLLMQELSLVAYAGIVAVMGIVGIYLCDRTAKDMGEHDNPAIVWDEVVGMLITMAALPSGWHWWLIAFIAFRFFDIIKPWPIRLLDRHVHGGFGIMIDDVLAGFFGLAVVQALAYYL; this comes from the coding sequence ATGAGTCGTTTTGCTGGGATCTCAATGGCTAATCCAATTCACCTGTTGGCTTTTGGCTTTGGGTTGGGACTCGCGAAAAAAGCCCCTGGTACCTTTGGTACCTTAGCGGCTTTCCCATTTTTCCTGCTGATGCAGGAGCTATCGTTAGTTGCCTACGCCGGGATTGTAGCGGTGATGGGCATAGTCGGCATCTACCTGTGCGATCGTACTGCCAAAGACATGGGCGAGCACGACAACCCTGCCATTGTGTGGGATGAAGTGGTTGGTATGCTGATTACTATGGCGGCATTGCCAAGTGGTTGGCACTGGTGGCTAATTGCTTTCATCGCCTTTCGCTTTTTTGACATCATTAAGCCTTGGCCTATTCGCTTACTAGACCGTCATGTCCATGGTGGCTTTGGTATCATGATTGATGATGTCTTAGCGGGTTTCTTTGGTCTGGCGGTAGTGCAAGCGTTAGCCTACTACTTATAG
- the thiL gene encoding thiamine-phosphate kinase gives MWPSDVMSTGEFSIIERFFTLRRNRKDVVVGVGDDGAVLAVPTGHHLVVSTDTLVSGTHFFPDIDPEKLAFKTVAVNLSDLAAMGAEPAWMTLAITLPEIDEDWLDEFAKGLEYASDYYGVSLVGGDTTRGPLSLTVTIHGTVPEGRSLRRDGAKIGDWIYVTGALGDSGAGLQALYAKETGAQWQPFIDRHLTPKPRLAAGIALRGIATAAMDLSDGLSSDLGHILEASGVGAQIELERVPLNPTLIELVGREQALQHALSSGEDYELLFMVSDSDNGALSTMMAETGNQAICIGQVVAGNSITYRQDSEVMSVASTGYNHFEELQ, from the coding sequence ATGTGGCCGTCTGACGTTATGAGTACTGGTGAATTTTCTATAATTGAGCGCTTCTTTACCCTCCGCCGTAACCGTAAGGATGTGGTTGTCGGGGTTGGGGATGATGGCGCTGTTCTCGCTGTACCTACTGGCCATCACTTGGTGGTTTCCACCGATACTTTGGTGAGCGGTACCCATTTTTTCCCGGACATCGATCCTGAAAAGCTGGCTTTCAAAACCGTGGCGGTAAATCTCAGTGATTTAGCGGCAATGGGGGCTGAACCAGCTTGGATGACGCTGGCAATTACGTTGCCAGAGATCGACGAAGATTGGTTGGATGAGTTTGCCAAAGGTCTCGAGTACGCCAGTGATTACTATGGCGTTTCGTTGGTCGGTGGTGACACTACCCGCGGGCCATTAAGCCTCACCGTTACCATTCATGGCACTGTACCTGAAGGACGCAGCTTGCGTCGCGATGGCGCCAAGATTGGTGATTGGATCTACGTGACTGGTGCATTGGGTGACAGTGGAGCAGGGCTACAAGCGCTGTACGCCAAGGAAACGGGAGCGCAATGGCAACCGTTTATTGATCGTCACCTTACCCCAAAACCTCGTTTAGCCGCTGGTATCGCTTTGCGTGGTATTGCTACTGCAGCGATGGATCTATCTGATGGCTTAAGCTCCGATCTGGGCCACATATTGGAAGCGTCCGGCGTCGGTGCACAGATTGAGTTAGAGCGGGTGCCGTTGAACCCAACCTTGATTGAGTTGGTTGGCCGTGAACAAGCGCTGCAACATGCGCTAAGTAGTGGTGAAGATTATGAGCTGCTGTTTATGGTTTCTGACAGTGATAACGGCGCGCTATCTACCATGATGGCCGAAACGGGCAATCAGGCTATCTGTATTGGGCAGGTGGTTGCTGGCAATAGCATCACTTATCGCCAAGATAGCGAGGTGATGTCGGTGGCTAGCACCGGTTATAACCATTTTGAGGAGCTGCAATGA
- the nusB gene encoding transcription antitermination factor NusB yields MKPSERRKARQLAVQALYSWQMSGNPVADVEQEFLTEQDTSGADVAYFRELLAGVANQADNLDTKLKPNLARLVEEVDNLELSVLRLGAYELMYRDDVPYKVAINEAIELAKVFGAEESHKFVNGVLDKLAISLNRQKG; encoded by the coding sequence GTGAAGCCTTCTGAGCGTCGTAAAGCCCGTCAACTGGCGGTACAGGCCCTCTACTCCTGGCAGATGAGCGGTAATCCCGTTGCCGATGTAGAGCAAGAGTTCTTAACTGAACAAGATACCAGTGGTGCTGATGTAGCCTACTTCCGTGAACTGCTGGCTGGCGTTGCTAACCAAGCAGATAACTTAGATACCAAACTGAAGCCTAACTTGGCCCGTTTGGTTGAAGAAGTAGACAACTTAGAGCTGTCGGTATTGCGCTTGGGCGCATATGAACTGATGTATCGTGACGATGTGCCATACAAAGTGGCTATCAACGAAGCGATCGAGTTGGCGAAAGTTTTTGGCGCTGAAGAGAGCCATAAATTCGTGAATGGTGTGCTGGATAAGCTCGCTATCTCATTGAATCGTCAAAAAGGCTAA
- the ribE gene encoding 6,7-dimethyl-8-ribityllumazine synthase: MKVIEGNIEAKGAKIALVVSRFNSFVVDSLTEGAIDTLKRFGQVNDEDITVVRVPGAFELPLAARRLAAKGEFDAIVALGAVIRGGTPHFDFVAGECNKGLAQVMLEFDTPVAFGVLTVDTIEQAIERAGTKAGNKGGEAALGALEMVNVLNQLAD, from the coding sequence ATGAAGGTTATCGAAGGTAACATCGAAGCCAAAGGCGCTAAAATTGCCTTGGTGGTATCCCGTTTTAACAGCTTTGTCGTGGACAGCCTGACCGAAGGTGCTATCGACACCCTTAAGCGTTTCGGCCAAGTAAACGACGAAGACATCACTGTTGTGCGTGTACCGGGTGCCTTCGAACTGCCATTGGCGGCACGCCGCTTGGCAGCGAAAGGTGAATTTGATGCCATCGTGGCACTGGGTGCAGTGATCCGCGGCGGTACGCCACACTTCGACTTTGTCGCAGGTGAGTGTAACAAGGGACTGGCCCAAGTGATGCTAGAGTTTGATACTCCAGTAGCATTCGGGGTGCTAACTGTAGACACCATTGAGCAAGCCATCGAGCGCGCCGGTACCAAAGCTGGTAACAAGGGCGGTGAAGCTGCCCTGGGTGCGCTAGAGATGGTTAATGTCCTAAACCAGCTGGCCGACTAA
- the ribBA gene encoding bifunctional 3,4-dihydroxy-2-butanone-4-phosphate synthase/GTP cyclohydrolase II produces MALNSIEEIIEDIRLGKMVILMDDEDRENEGDLIMAAEAVTPEAINFMARFGRGLICMPMSADRCDQLGLHQMVSRNTEQFATAFTVSIEAAQGVTTGISASDRAVTIQAAVAKDASPADLVQPGHIFPLRAKDGGVLNRAGHTEASVDLARLAGFESAAVIVEILNEDGTMARRPELEVFAAEHNMKVGTIADLIEYRNHNETTIVKETQCKLPTKHGEFELTLYRDTIDNQQHVALVKGEIGEETLVRVHLGDPLRDLLGATHKGASSWPIEDAMAKIAAEGGVMVLVGREHQEQDMLEQIEQLARLQSGNEIGQRPAHEAPRTVGVGSQILADLGVTKMRLLSGQTRYHSLSGFGLDVVEYIHE; encoded by the coding sequence ATGGCGCTTAACAGCATCGAAGAGATTATCGAAGATATCCGTCTAGGTAAGATGGTTATTTTGATGGACGATGAAGATCGTGAAAATGAAGGTGATCTGATCATGGCCGCTGAAGCCGTGACTCCAGAAGCAATCAACTTCATGGCCCGCTTTGGTCGTGGCCTGATCTGCATGCCAATGAGCGCAGATCGCTGCGATCAGTTGGGGTTGCACCAGATGGTGAGCCGCAACACCGAACAGTTTGCCACCGCGTTCACTGTATCGATTGAAGCAGCCCAAGGTGTAACCACTGGGATCTCTGCATCCGACCGGGCGGTTACTATTCAAGCGGCGGTAGCCAAAGATGCATCACCTGCTGATTTAGTTCAGCCTGGGCACATCTTCCCGTTGCGTGCTAAAGATGGCGGCGTCCTTAACCGTGCTGGCCACACTGAAGCGTCGGTTGATTTGGCGCGTTTGGCTGGTTTTGAATCCGCTGCAGTGATTGTTGAAATTCTGAATGAAGACGGCACCATGGCCCGTCGCCCAGAGTTGGAAGTGTTTGCCGCTGAGCACAACATGAAAGTGGGTACCATTGCGGACTTGATTGAGTATCGTAACCACAATGAAACCACCATCGTTAAAGAGACTCAGTGTAAATTACCGACCAAACACGGTGAGTTTGAGTTAACCCTGTACCGCGACACCATCGACAACCAACAGCATGTTGCTTTGGTAAAAGGTGAGATCGGCGAGGAGACCTTAGTGCGCGTTCACCTTGGGGATCCACTGCGTGATCTACTTGGAGCAACCCATAAAGGCGCGAGTAGCTGGCCGATTGAAGACGCCATGGCCAAGATTGCTGCTGAAGGTGGTGTCATGGTGTTGGTGGGGCGTGAGCATCAAGAGCAAGATATGCTCGAGCAGATTGAACAGCTGGCACGTTTGCAATCCGGTAACGAGATTGGCCAACGACCAGCTCATGAGGCACCGCGTACTGTTGGTGTCGGTTCACAAATTTTGGCGGATCTTGGTGTAACTAAGATGCGTTTATTGTCTGGCCAGACACGATATCACTCGCTCTCTGGCTTTGGTTTGGATGTGGTTGAATACATTCACGAATAG
- a CDS encoding riboflavin synthase, translated as MFTGIIEAVGNIRKMEHRGGDLHMTIATGKLPLDDVQLGDSIATNGVCLTVVSMGADHFVADVSAETLDLTKFTSANVGDKVNLERAVTPSTRLGGHLVSGHVDGVATVERREVRARAIEFWIQAPAELGRYLPHKGSVTVDGVSLTINEVDGARFRLTIVPHTAGETTLIDLTPGDSVHLEVDLIARYLEKLMQPQADVPASGLTLETLARSGFVK; from the coding sequence GTGTTTACCGGAATCATTGAAGCGGTTGGCAACATTCGCAAAATGGAACATCGCGGCGGCGATCTGCATATGACCATCGCCACCGGCAAGCTGCCGTTAGATGACGTGCAATTGGGTGACTCCATCGCCACCAACGGTGTGTGTTTAACCGTGGTGAGCATGGGGGCTGACCATTTCGTTGCCGACGTGTCTGCTGAAACCCTCGACTTGACTAAGTTCACCAGTGCCAATGTGGGTGATAAGGTCAACCTAGAGCGGGCGGTAACCCCAAGCACTCGCTTAGGCGGTCACTTGGTTAGTGGCCACGTTGATGGCGTTGCTACCGTCGAGCGTCGTGAAGTGCGAGCTCGAGCGATTGAGTTTTGGATCCAAGCGCCAGCAGAATTGGGCCGTTACCTGCCGCACAAAGGCTCGGTAACCGTCGATGGTGTTAGCCTCACCATTAATGAAGTTGATGGGGCGCGCTTTCGCTTAACCATCGTGCCGCATACCGCTGGCGAAACCACATTAATTGATTTAACGCCGGGCGATAGTGTTCATCTTGAGGTGGACTTGATTGCCCGTTACCTAGAAAAATTGATGCAGCCACAAGCTGATGTGCCTGCGTCTGGCTTAACTCTCGAGACTTTGGCCCGTAGCGGCTTTGTGAAGTAA